DNA from Methanobrevibacter oralis:
TTCATTGCGAATTATATTTTTCATTATTCTCCAAAGCTGTTCTATGGGATTTAAGTGTGGAGAATAAGGTGGGAGATTAATTAACTCAATATTAAGAATTTTAGCTATTTTTTTAATAAATGCAGATTTATGAACACTGAAATTGTCTAAAATTAAACATATTCTTTTTTCATTGAGTAATTTCTTTTGTAAATTTTCTTCTAATAAATTTTTTAAGATTATATTTCTCCATATTTCTCTTCTTTTTTTCACGTTTTTTATTGATTCTCTTTTGCAATGCTTTTCAATGATTCGGGCTATTTTTGTGGTTGAATCATCAGAATATTTTTCTAAGGTTTTTGTAATTTTATCTGTAAAACTTATTTTATCCTCAGAATTTTCTATTAAAATTTTATCTATTTCT
Protein-coding regions in this window:
- a CDS encoding transposase, with product YKFKINATGSLAINGNSTITITNSSTAPEIAISLLELRKANSTNIGHVKLLNTILNNVKISNEEIDKILIENSEDKISFTDKITKTLEKYSDDSTTKIARIIEKHCKRESIKNVKKRREIWRNIILKNLLEENLQKKLLNEKRICLILDNFSVHKSAFIKKIAKILNIELINLPPYSPHLNPIEQLWRIMKNIIRNE